The genomic DNA TTTACATATGGTCTCCCTCGGGGTCCACCCCTTTGACACCATTTCCTCAAGGAAAGAGCATGCTTTGTCGAGTTTGCCGCTCTTACAGAGCCCACGAACCAACAGCTCGTACGTCCCTAGGTCAATGCTGACATTGTTTCGCAACATATGGCTCAGCAAGAAGTGAAGAACCCtcatcctcttcttcctcgtgCACATCTTCAGTAGAGGCGCGTAAGTCTTAAGATCGGGTTGGCAGGATTCCTCCTCCATCTTCTTAAGCAACTTCAGGGCCACCAATTCTTGCGAACGCTCACAAGCGGCAGCGATCATGGTATTATATGTCAGTACATCACGGTCAACTCCCTCTGCTTCCATGTCCTCGAAGATCTCTTGTGCATCTTTAGACCTTCCAGCCTTACTCAAAATGTATATTAACGAGTTGTAGAACGAGGTGTCAGGGACACATCCTCGACTCTTCATCTTCTCGTAGACTCCCAGAGCCTCGTTTATCTGCTTGGCCTTCCCCAGAGCGTGCATGTAAATTGTGTAGGTAACAACATTCGGAGGACAGCCCTTTTGCGTCATTTCCTTGAGGATGGACTCAGCACTGCGGAAATCCTTCTCTCGGCAGTGCGCGTCAACGAAACACGTATAAGAGACAGAGTCAGGTCTAAGCCCGTGTTTCTCCATCTCTTCCATAACCCGTCGCGCATCGTCCAGCTTCCGGCATTTACAGAATCCGTGTATCAAGATATTAAAGCTCTCCGAACTGAGGCCTACTTCATCCTTGAAAGCCGAAAAGGCTTCTTCAGCACTCTCGACGCTGTCTCCCTTAACCATCGCGTCCATTAATACATTCAATGATTTGATATCCTTACTAACTCCGAACCGGTTCATGCCCTTGAATGCTTCAATTGCATCCTCGAACTTCTTGGCTTTAGCAAGCCTCCTGATTATTTTGCTCATGGTGACAAATGAGACATACCCTTCCATTCCACTCATCTCCTCGGCCAATTCCCACATCAAATGGAACTTCTTCGACTTCCCCAAGATATCAACCATGAGGTCACACACTTCCGGGGAATGCACATAACCTGTTTGTGATTTGGCCCAAGAGAAGGTCCCGAAGGCAGGCACCCAGTCATTGCTGAACCTCCTCAGAACCTGCTCAAGCAAGCTCTTTGACGGACTTGCGCCGCACCCATTTAGAGCCCGGACAACATCCTCCAGCGACCGACGATGGGTCTTCAAGATTTGGCACATTCTGTCGACATCGGAAATCTCTTCCTTGCCGCTCTTGGGCTTGTGCAGGGCCTTGGTGTGGTCGAGAAGAGGGTAACTCTGGACCCAGTCAGCTAGAGAAGGGATCACGAATTCGTCGCCGGAGTCTGCATTCTCCGGGCCGTTGGGATCGGCATCGAAGTCAAGCCAACTCCGCGTATCATGAAAACCGGACGACTCGGCGGCGGAACAGAGAGGGCGCCGCGAGATGCAGCGCAGAGGACAAGGAGTGGAACTTCTTAGGATTCCCGAAAGCTGAAGGAGCTTCGAGAGCTCAAGTCGGGTCTTCGGCACCATTTCCGGCGGAACTCCGGCGGGAGAAGCAACTGATCAACCGCGAGCGGAGAGAGACTCAAGATCAGCAGAAATGG from Punica granatum isolate Tunisia-2019 chromosome 2, ASM765513v2, whole genome shotgun sequence includes the following:
- the LOC116193565 gene encoding pentatricopeptide repeat-containing protein At3g22670, mitochondrial-like, translating into MVPKTRLELSKLLQLSGILRSSTPCPLRCISRRPLCSAAESSGFHDTRSWLDFDADPNGPENADSGDEFVIPSLADWVQSYPLLDHTKALHKPKSGKEEISDVDRMCQILKTHRRSLEDVVRALNGCGASPSKSLLEQVLRRFSNDWVPAFGTFSWAKSQTGYVHSPEVCDLMVDILGKSKKFHLMWELAEEMSGMEGYVSFVTMSKIIRRLAKAKKFEDAIEAFKGMNRFGVSKDIKSLNVLMDAMVKGDSVESAEEAFSAFKDEVGLSSESFNILIHGFCKCRKLDDARRVMEEMEKHGLRPDSVSYTCFVDAHCREKDFRSAESILKEMTQKGCPPNVVTYTIYMHALGKAKQINEALGVYEKMKSRGCVPDTSFYNSLIYILSKAGRSKDAQEIFEDMEAEGVDRDVLTYNTMIAAACERSQELVALKLLKKMEEESCQPDLKTYAPLLKMCTRKKRMRVLHFLLSHMLRNNVSIDLGTYELLVRGLCKSGKLDKACSFLEEMVSKGWTPRETICKLLIEKLDAAGMVKEKEHAEKLMSTVK